A window of the Carassius carassius chromosome 36, fCarCar2.1, whole genome shotgun sequence genome harbors these coding sequences:
- the LOC132116554 gene encoding macrophage mannose receptor 1, with protein MQGFFIFALSVPHQYVFVNEPKTWAEAQRYYNRHSDFDLAWIGLYDDLNSWKWNLENSDFFNMGEKDFRNWNKPEPDNSGGQHLCVYMNNGLWYTSHCSYKEHFICYDGRQDASASYVWVEQYKTWTEAYCREYHTDLISIRNEIEIQKIQDIFQNYYALNAWIGLYRTRSWSDQRNSSFSNWRTGQPDNAGNSQYCTAVSFSESGSWTDENCNFALPFICYSVSSLGSSHQYHFVSESKTWTEAQRYCRQNYSDLATIDNMEEMNRLINTVNGSYSGSAWIGLYDDVNSWRWTMISIRKEKEISETSIMNQTTMVGMNCVFTCIMMETGLIWHATTYGKPN; from the exons GGTTTTTCATCTTCGCCTTGAGTGTTCCTCATCAGTATGTCTTTGTGAATGAGCCCAAGACTTGGGCAGAAGCTCAGAGATACT ATAATAGACACAGTGACTTTGATTTGGCCTGGATTGGACTCTACGATGACCTGAACAGTTGGAAATGGAACCTAGAGAACAGTGATTTCTTTAATATGGGAGAGAAAGACTTCAGGAACTGGAATAAGCCAGAACCAGACAATTCTGGAGGACAACATCTATGTGTGTATATGAATAATGGGTTATGGTATACATCACACTGTtcctataaagaacattttatcTGCTATGATG gaAGACAGGATGCCAGTGCAAGTTATGTTTGGGTTGAACAGTACAAAACCTGGACTGAAGCTTACTGCAGAGAATATCACACAGACCTCATCAGTATCAGAAATGAGATTGAAATTCAGAAAATCCAGGATATATTTCAGAATTATTATGCTTTGAATGCTTGGATTGGACTGTACAGAACCAGATCTTGGTCAGATCAGAGAAACTCTTCATTCAGTAACTGGAGGACAGGACAGCCAGATAATGCTGGAAACAGTCAATACTGCACTGCAGTGTCATTTAGTGAATCTGGAAGCTGGACAGATGAAAACTGCAACTTTGCATTACCTTTCATCTGCTACAGTG TGTCATCTTTGGGATCTTCCCATCAGTATCACTTTGTGTCTGAGTCTAAAACCTGGACTGAAGCTCAGAGATACTGCAGACAGAATTACTCTGATCTGGCCACCATTGATAACATGGAGGAAATGAACAGGCTGATTAACACAGTTAATGGGAGTTACAGTGGTTCAGCCTGGATTGGACTGTATGATGATGTGAACAGCTGGAGATGGACAATGATTTCTATCAGGAAGGAGAAAGAGATTTCGGAAACTTCTATCATGAACCAGACAACTATGGTGGGAATGAACTGTGTGTTTACATGCATTATGATGGAAACTGGTTTGATATGGCATGCGACAACATATGGCAAGCCGAattga